From the genome of Streptococcus lutetiensis, one region includes:
- the rnr gene encoding ribonuclease R, which produces MNENIIAYLKEHGKVNINDLAAGLDMTGAEKFPLLVKEISQLESQGELRFDDSGSLALRKKVEKKKEITVTGVFRANKAGFGFLSVDEDEDDMFVGHNDVGHAVDGDTVEAVIKKPANRLKGTAAEVRIVGIVERSLKTVVGKFILDDEKPKYAGYIKSKNQKIQQEIYIKKEPVVLDGTEIIKVDIDKYPTRGHDYFVGHVRDIVGHQGDVGIDVLEVLESMDIKSEFPEDVMAEANAVPDALSEKDLIGRVDLRNEITFTIDGADAKDLDDAVHIKLLDNGNFELGVHIADVSYYVTEGSALNREAVARGTSVYVTDRVVPMLPERLSNGICSLNPNVDRLTQSCLMEIDRNGHVVNHQICQSVIKTTFRMTYSDVNDIIAGDEELIEKYQPIVESIHHMAALHNILEKMRVRRGALNFDTSEAKIIVNDKGMPVDIVIRERGIAERMIESFMLAANETVAEHFAKRKLPFIYRIHEDPKAEKLQKFLDYASVFGVQIHGTANKISQQALQDFMAKVEGKPGAEVLNMMLLRSMQQARYSEHNHGHYGLAAEYYTHFTSPIRRYPDLLVHRMIREYTQVTDEKIEHFRNVIPELATSSSTLERRAIDAERVVEAMKKAEYMEEYVGQEFDGVVASVVKFGMFIELPNTIEGLVHITTLPEFYNYNERTLTLQGEKSGKVFRVGQQIKIKLTRADKETGDIDFEYIPSDYDVIEKVKKSRQDRSGKDKRRPKSDNHKDHKKDHKSNKQRNHKSSKSSSKKTGKKPFYKEVAKKKTRKAKK; this is translated from the coding sequence ATGAATGAAAATATTATTGCTTATTTAAAAGAGCACGGAAAAGTTAATATTAACGATTTAGCGGCTGGTTTGGATATGACTGGTGCTGAAAAATTTCCATTGCTTGTTAAAGAAATTTCACAGTTAGAAAGTCAGGGTGAACTCCGCTTTGATGATAGCGGTAGCCTTGCCCTTCGTAAAAAAGTAGAGAAAAAAAAAGAAATTACGGTCACTGGTGTCTTTCGTGCTAACAAAGCTGGTTTTGGTTTCTTGTCTGTTGATGAGGATGAAGATGACATGTTTGTTGGGCATAATGACGTTGGTCATGCTGTAGATGGTGATACGGTTGAAGCTGTGATTAAGAAACCTGCTAACCGTCTTAAAGGTACAGCGGCTGAAGTCCGTATTGTCGGAATCGTTGAACGCAGTCTAAAAACTGTCGTTGGGAAATTTATCCTAGACGATGAAAAACCAAAATATGCTGGTTACATCAAGTCTAAAAATCAAAAAATCCAACAAGAAATCTACATCAAAAAAGAACCTGTTGTTTTAGACGGAACTGAAATCATCAAGGTTGATATCGATAAATACCCAACGCGTGGTCACGATTACTTTGTCGGTCATGTTCGTGATATCGTTGGTCACCAAGGGGATGTTGGAATTGATGTTCTTGAAGTCCTTGAATCAATGGACATCAAATCAGAATTTCCAGAAGACGTTATGGCTGAAGCTAATGCTGTTCCAGATGCGCTGTCTGAAAAAGATTTGATTGGTCGCGTGGATTTACGTAATGAAATCACCTTTACCATTGACGGCGCTGATGCCAAAGACTTGGATGATGCGGTTCATATCAAACTTTTAGATAACGGTAACTTTGAGTTAGGTGTTCACATCGCTGACGTGTCTTATTATGTTACAGAAGGTTCTGCCCTTAACCGTGAAGCGGTAGCTCGTGGAACATCTGTGTATGTGACTGACCGTGTGGTGCCAATGTTACCAGAACGCTTGTCAAACGGTATCTGTTCATTAAATCCAAATGTAGATCGTTTGACACAATCATGTTTGATGGAAATTGATCGTAATGGTCACGTGGTGAATCACCAAATCTGTCAATCAGTTATTAAAACAACTTTCCGTATGACTTACAGCGATGTTAATGATATCATTGCTGGCGATGAAGAGTTGATTGAAAAATACCAACCAATCGTTGAGTCAATTCACCACATGGCTGCTCTTCATAATATCTTAGAGAAGATGCGCGTGCGTCGTGGGGCACTTAATTTTGATACTAGCGAAGCTAAAATCATCGTCAATGACAAAGGAATGCCAGTTGACATCGTGATTCGTGAGCGTGGTATTGCAGAGCGCATGATTGAATCCTTCATGTTGGCAGCTAACGAAACAGTGGCAGAACACTTTGCAAAACGCAAATTGCCATTTATCTACCGTATCCACGAAGATCCTAAAGCTGAAAAATTACAAAAATTCCTTGATTATGCAAGCGTTTTTGGCGTGCAAATTCACGGGACAGCTAATAAAATTAGCCAGCAAGCTCTTCAAGATTTCATGGCAAAAGTTGAAGGAAAACCAGGTGCTGAAGTTTTGAATATGATGCTTCTTCGTTCAATGCAACAAGCACGCTATTCTGAACACAATCATGGACACTATGGTTTGGCTGCTGAGTACTACACACACTTTACAAGCCCAATTCGTCGTTATCCTGACCTTCTTGTTCACCGTATGATTCGTGAATACACACAAGTGACAGATGAGAAGATTGAACACTTCAGAAATGTGATTCCAGAATTGGCAACATCATCTTCAACTCTCGAACGTCGTGCTATTGATGCCGAACGTGTGGTTGAAGCGATGAAAAAAGCTGAATACATGGAAGAATACGTTGGTCAAGAATTTGACGGTGTGGTGGCTAGTGTCGTGAAATTTGGTATGTTTATCGAATTGCCAAATACCATTGAAGGTCTTGTTCACATCACAACCTTACCAGAATTCTATAATTACAACGAACGTACTTTGACCCTTCAAGGTGAAAAATCAGGTAAAGTCTTCCGCGTTGGTCAACAAATCAAGATTAAATTAACACGTGCCGACAAAGAAACTGGTGATATTGACTTTGAGTACATTCCAAGTGATTATGATGTGATTGAAAAAGTGAAGAAATCACGTCAAGACCGTTCTGGAAAAGACAAACGTCGTCCAAAATCTGACAATCACAAAGACCATAAAAAAGACCACAAATCAAATAAACAACGCAATCATAAATCTTCAAAATCATCTTCTAAAAAAACAGGCAAGAAACCTTTCTACAAAGAAGTAGCTAAGAAAAAAACTCGTAAAGCTAAAAAATAA
- the secG gene encoding preprotein translocase subunit SecG → MYNVLLTALLVLSVIIVIAIFMQPQKNPSSNVFDNSGSEALFERTKARGFEAFMQRFTAVLVFFWLAIALALAILSSK, encoded by the coding sequence ATGTACAATGTACTACTGACAGCTTTACTGGTATTATCTGTTATTATCGTGATTGCTATTTTTATGCAACCACAGAAAAATCCAAGTAGCAACGTATTTGATAACAGCGGTTCAGAAGCTTTATTTGAACGTACTAAAGCACGTGGCTTCGAAGCGTTTATGCAACGTTTTACAGCAGTTCTAGTTTTCTTTTGGCTAGCAATTGCTTTAGCGTTAGCAATCTTATCAAGTAAATAG
- the rpmG gene encoding 50S ribosomal protein L33, which translates to MRVKINLKCSSCGSKNYLTSKNKATHPEKIQVLKYCPKERKVTLHIES; encoded by the coding sequence GTGAGAGTCAAGATTAATTTAAAATGCAGTAGCTGTGGTAGTAAAAATTATTTAACAAGCAAAAATAAAGCAACCCATCCCGAAAAAATTCAGGTTCTAAAATACTGTCCCAAAGAGCGAAAAGTAACCCTACATATTGAATCGTAG